The following are from one region of the Lentisphaera araneosa HTCC2155 genome:
- a CDS encoding EF-hand domain-containing protein yields the protein MFAGSVFASTLADKDTDKDGKLSVEEFAVDKKKLKKKFTKLDADKDGFLNEKEFVKSMKMKGEKEK from the coding sequence ATGTTTGCGGGAAGCGTATTTGCATCAACGCTTGCGGATAAAGATACTGATAAAGACGGTAAGCTCTCTGTAGAAGAGTTTGCAGTTGATAAGAAAAAGTTAAAGAAAAAGTTTACTAAATTGGATGCTGACAAAGATGGCTTCCTCAATGAAAAGGAATTTGTCAAAAGTATGAAGATGAAAGGGGAAAAAGAGAAGTAG
- a CDS encoding GntR family transcriptional regulator translates to MKITALKKQGNQPMYKQVVNWFEDQLRCGGVQPGDKLPSTDELAKKMGVGRKIIQQSFEELSARGYLDRAPGMGTFISPHVKSNTICVVMNEEYLTQRNFGYMRLVCAAMNKIAQNYEAEVTYTIVNNNDIEKTKRDIEALADSGRIRAVLKWDSKLELKKSIPTYSFSLNTETVLQDSIPYRALSYLIARSCKKILVIENSKTTNLAQRCKESILEDYSADLKIDLEAANNAIGQELDLREKLQTWLKREKYDAIISLDDNLTRNIILFLYEMGIKIPDDIYLLSHANKNSPIVCPVELTLLENDPDYLAAETIKNIVASWRGEDYQVQKYKAKLIIGKSCGE, encoded by the coding sequence ATGAAAATTACAGCTCTCAAAAAACAGGGCAATCAACCCATGTATAAGCAGGTAGTTAACTGGTTTGAAGATCAGCTACGCTGCGGTGGCGTTCAACCAGGAGATAAGCTTCCATCCACAGATGAACTGGCAAAAAAAATGGGTGTGGGGCGGAAGATTATCCAGCAAAGTTTTGAAGAGCTATCGGCTCGCGGTTACCTGGATAGGGCGCCTGGCATGGGGACTTTTATTTCACCACATGTAAAAAGCAATACTATTTGTGTTGTGATGAATGAAGAATACCTGACTCAGAGAAATTTTGGTTACATGCGTTTAGTCTGTGCTGCCATGAATAAAATTGCACAAAATTATGAAGCGGAAGTTACCTACACTATTGTTAACAACAATGATATAGAAAAGACCAAGCGAGATATCGAGGCTCTAGCTGATAGCGGACGAATTCGCGCCGTATTGAAATGGGATAGTAAACTTGAATTAAAAAAATCTATCCCAACTTATAGTTTTTCTTTAAATACTGAGACTGTGCTACAAGATTCTATTCCTTATCGTGCGCTTTCGTACCTTATAGCACGTTCATGTAAGAAGATCCTCGTTATTGAAAACAGTAAAACGACTAATCTTGCCCAGCGATGTAAAGAGTCTATTTTGGAAGATTATTCCGCGGATTTAAAAATTGATTTAGAAGCTGCGAATAACGCTATAGGGCAAGAGCTCGATTTGCGTGAAAAACTACAGACTTGGCTCAAGAGAGAAAAATACGACGCTATTATTTCACTCGACGATAACTTGACTCGCAACATCATTCTCTTTCTTTATGAAATGGGAATCAAAATCCCCGATGATATCTACCTCCTGAGTCACGCCAATAAGAATAGCCCAATTGTCTGCCCAGTAGAATTAACTTTACTGGAAAATGATCCCGATTATTTAGCTGCAGAAACCATTAAAAATATTGTGGCATCATGGCGTGGTGAAGATTACCAAGTCCAAAAATACAAAGCAAAACTCATCATCGGCAAATCCTGCGGCGAATAA
- a CDS encoding SGNH/GDSL hydrolase family protein, whose product MFKKDSTILFQGDSITDCHRNKENPAHNEQLGMGYANLLAGELLASESDKEYKIFNRGVSGHRIVDLYARWKRDCLNLKPDVLSLLIGINDIWHEFSSQNGVDAKRFDQFYRMLLDWTKEENPDIKLILCEPFALPCGHITNEWFEVLDERRAIVKQIAEDYQTVFVPFQSVFDEAMKKAPADHWAPDGVHPSIAGHKIMAEAWLKALN is encoded by the coding sequence ATGTTTAAAAAAGATTCAACTATACTCTTTCAAGGCGACTCTATAACTGATTGTCATCGCAATAAAGAAAACCCCGCTCACAACGAACAACTTGGCATGGGCTATGCCAATCTTTTAGCAGGTGAACTTCTAGCTAGTGAATCAGACAAAGAATATAAGATTTTTAATCGCGGTGTTTCTGGTCATCGTATTGTCGACCTCTATGCTCGCTGGAAACGCGATTGCCTAAATTTAAAACCCGATGTACTTAGCCTGCTCATTGGCATCAACGATATTTGGCATGAATTTAGCAGCCAAAATGGTGTGGATGCAAAACGTTTCGATCAATTTTACCGCATGTTATTGGATTGGACCAAAGAAGAAAATCCCGATATAAAACTTATTCTCTGTGAGCCCTTTGCCCTACCCTGTGGTCACATTACTAACGAATGGTTCGAGGTATTGGACGAACGCCGTGCCATCGTCAAACAAATTGCCGAAGATTACCAAACTGTTTTTGTTCCCTTTCAATCAGTTTTTGATGAAGCCATGAAAAAGGCTCCTGCAGATCACTGGGCACCCGATGGTGTTCACCCCTCAATTGCTGGTCACAAAATCATGGCTGAAGCCTGGTTAAAGGCTCTTAACTAA